The following coding sequences are from one Devosia neptuniae window:
- the rpsP gene encoding 30S ribosomal protein S16, with protein MSLKIRLARGGTKKRPFYHIVIADARSPRDGRFIEKIGTFNPLLAKDNEGRVVLNAERATHWVGVGAQPTDRVLRFLDAAGVAKRDARNNPNKAKPGEKAVARADEKAAKAAAIEEAKNAPKEAPAAEEAAAE; from the coding sequence ATGTCCCTCAAGATCCGTCTCGCCCGTGGTGGCACCAAGAAGCGTCCTTTCTATCACATCGTGATTGCCGATGCTCGTTCGCCCCGCGATGGCCGCTTCATCGAAAAGATCGGCACGTTCAATCCGCTGCTGGCCAAGGACAATGAAGGCCGCGTCGTGCTCAATGCCGAACGCGCCACCCATTGGGTCGGCGTTGGCGCCCAGCCGACCGACCGCGTGCTGCGTTTCCTCGATGCTGCTGGCGTTGCCAAGCGCGATGCCCGCAACAACCCGAACAAGGCCAAGCCCGGCGAGAAGGCCGTTGCCCGCGCCGACGAGAAGGCCGCCAAGGCCGCTGCTATCGAAGAAGCTAAGAACGCCCCCAAGGAAGCTCCGGCCGCTGAAGAAGCTGCCGCCGAGTAA
- a CDS encoding VOC family protein — MKFASIRVVTADVQALKGFYAALTGVEPTDLAPGFSEIRLEGCTLAISSEDIINKVNGGAIVPRSNRSLMLELEVDDVQAIQTRVTDSALAEIVQPPTVMPWGNTSMLLRDPDGAIVNIFSRPKR, encoded by the coding sequence GTGAAATTTGCATCGATCCGTGTCGTGACCGCCGACGTCCAGGCGCTCAAGGGTTTTTACGCCGCTCTGACAGGAGTGGAGCCCACCGATCTGGCGCCGGGATTTTCGGAAATCCGGCTGGAAGGCTGCACCCTCGCCATCTCGAGCGAAGACATCATCAACAAGGTCAATGGCGGGGCAATCGTGCCCCGGTCCAACCGGTCCTTGATGCTGGAATTGGAGGTCGATGACGTGCAGGCTATCCAGACCAGGGTGACTGATAGCGCCCTGGCCGAGATCGTTCAGCCGCCGACCGTTATGCCCTGGGGCAATACCTCCATGCTGCTGCGCGATCCGGATGGCGCCATCGTCAACATCTTCTCTCGTCCGAAGCGATAA
- the leuB gene encoding 3-isopropylmalate dehydrogenase — protein sequence MATHSLFLLPGDGIGTEIMVEVEKLIAWTNQEQLTDFSTDTGLAGGAAYDQHQVAITDEDTQKALAADAVIFGAVGGPKWDNVPYEHRPEAALLRLRKEMAVFANLRPAICYPALADASSLKRELVEGLDILIVRELTGGVYFGEPKTITDLGDGQKRAVDTQVYETYEIDRIARVAFDLARTRSGKVHSADKKNVMKSGVLWDEVVKGVAKDYSDIELHHILADNAAMQLVRNPKQFDVMVTDNLFGDILSDVAAMLTGSLGMLPSASLGAPDPLTGKRKAFYEPVHGSAPDIAGKGIANPIAMIASVAMALRYSFGMIELATRIENAISAVLSDGLRTGDIAQDNRKTVGTEEMGAAVLAKLKA from the coding sequence TTGGCCACCCATTCCCTATTTCTGTTGCCGGGCGACGGCATCGGCACCGAAATCATGGTCGAGGTCGAAAAGCTGATCGCCTGGACCAACCAAGAGCAGCTCACCGATTTCTCGACCGACACGGGTCTTGCCGGCGGCGCGGCCTATGACCAGCATCAGGTGGCCATCACCGACGAAGATACGCAAAAGGCGCTGGCCGCCGACGCGGTGATCTTTGGTGCCGTGGGCGGGCCGAAATGGGACAATGTCCCCTATGAGCACCGCCCGGAAGCCGCGCTCCTGCGCCTGCGCAAGGAAATGGCTGTGTTCGCCAATCTGCGCCCGGCCATCTGCTACCCGGCGCTCGCCGATGCCTCCTCGCTCAAGCGCGAACTGGTCGAGGGCCTTGATATCCTGATCGTGCGCGAATTGACCGGCGGCGTCTATTTCGGCGAGCCCAAGACCATTACCGATCTCGGCGACGGGCAGAAGCGCGCCGTGGATACCCAGGTCTACGAGACCTACGAAATCGACCGCATCGCCCGCGTTGCGTTCGATCTGGCCCGCACCCGTTCGGGCAAGGTCCACTCGGCCGACAAGAAGAATGTTATGAAGTCCGGCGTGCTGTGGGACGAAGTGGTCAAGGGCGTCGCCAAGGACTATTCCGACATCGAGCTGCACCATATCCTGGCCGATAATGCCGCCATGCAGCTGGTGCGCAACCCCAAGCAATTCGACGTCATGGTCACCGACAACCTGTTTGGCGACATTCTGTCCGACGTTGCCGCCATGCTCACCGGCTCGCTCGGCATGCTGCCTTCGGCTTCGCTGGGTGCGCCCGATCCACTCACCGGCAAGCGCAAGGCCTTCTACGAGCCCGTACACGGCTCGGCCCCCGACATTGCCGGCAAGGGCATTGCCAACCCCATCGCCATGATCGCCTCGGTCGCCATGGCCCTGCGCTACAGCTTCGGCATGATCGAACTGGCCACCAGGATCGAGAACGCCATCTCGGCGGTGCTCAGCGACGGATTGCGGACTGGCGATATCGCGCAGGACAACCGCAAGACAGTCGGCACCGAAGAAATGGGCGCAGCGGTTCTGGCGAAGCTCAAGGCTTAG
- a CDS encoding Glu/Leu/Phe/Val family dehydrogenase produces MTDGSLLDRALVRLEEAASHLQIDQDVIEKLKYPRETTKTRLLIRMDDGSRKSFLAWRCRYDDTRGPTKGGIRFHPESTIEEVETLAFWMTFKCAVMNLPYGGGKGAVRVDPHTLSKTELERLSRAYMQAFATTVGPDRDIPAPDVYTNAMIMGWMADEYNQITGSVTPAVITGKPIALGGSLGRNDATARGGFYLVRHLAEELGLAGSHTVAIQGFGNAGQFYAQLAAADGHRVVAVSDSTGAIYRPGGLDVARLIAGKTAGRRVTELAAELGATIIAADELIGVEADLLVPAALEEMITQANAATVKARVVLELANGPVTAEADKILSERGVIVLPDILANAGGVTVSYFEWVQNRQGFYWDLEEIHARLKKMMEREGRAVWDIAKDRSVSVRAAAYIHALGRLSTAIEAHGTQPFFAG; encoded by the coding sequence GCCTGCTTGATCGCGCCCTTGTCCGCCTCGAAGAGGCCGCGAGCCACCTTCAGATCGATCAGGATGTCATCGAAAAACTCAAATATCCGCGCGAAACCACCAAGACGCGCCTGCTGATCCGCATGGATGATGGCTCGCGCAAGTCGTTCCTGGCCTGGCGATGCCGCTATGACGACACCCGCGGCCCCACCAAGGGCGGCATTCGCTTCCACCCCGAATCCACGATCGAGGAAGTCGAGACCCTCGCCTTCTGGATGACCTTCAAATGCGCGGTGATGAACCTGCCCTATGGCGGGGGCAAGGGCGCCGTGCGGGTCGATCCGCACACCCTTTCCAAGACCGAGCTGGAGCGCCTCTCCCGCGCCTATATGCAGGCCTTTGCCACCACGGTGGGCCCCGATCGCGATATCCCGGCGCCCGACGTCTATACCAATGCCATGATCATGGGCTGGATGGCCGACGAATATAACCAGATCACCGGCAGCGTCACGCCCGCCGTCATCACCGGCAAACCCATCGCTTTGGGCGGTTCGCTCGGTCGCAATGACGCCACCGCCCGCGGCGGCTTCTATCTGGTGCGCCACCTGGCAGAGGAACTGGGCCTTGCGGGCTCCCACACCGTTGCCATCCAGGGCTTCGGCAATGCCGGGCAGTTCTATGCCCAGCTGGCTGCCGCCGATGGTCATCGCGTCGTCGCCGTCTCGGATTCGACCGGCGCCATCTACCGCCCCGGCGGGCTGGACGTGGCCCGTCTCATTGCCGGCAAGACGGCGGGACGGCGGGTGACCGAGCTAGCCGCCGAACTGGGAGCGACCATAATCGCGGCGGACGAATTGATCGGTGTCGAGGCCGATCTGCTGGTACCCGCCGCGCTCGAGGAAATGATCACCCAGGCCAATGCCGCCACCGTCAAGGCCCGGGTCGTACTCGAACTGGCCAATGGCCCGGTGACCGCCGAGGCCGACAAGATTCTCAGCGAACGCGGCGTGATCGTGCTGCCCGATATCCTGGCCAATGCCGGGGGCGTCACCGTCTCCTATTTCGAATGGGTACAGAACCGCCAGGGCTTCTATTGGGACCTCGAGGAAATCCACGCCCGGCTCAAAAAGATGATGGAGCGCGAAGGCCGCGCCGTTTGGGATATTGCCAAGGACCGTTCCGTCTCGGTCCGCGCCGCCGCCTATATCCACGCCCTGGGCCGGCTATCGACCGCCATCGAGGCGCACGGCACCCAGCCCTTCTTCGCCGGCTAA